One window of the Anopheles cruzii chromosome 2, idAnoCruzAS_RS32_06, whole genome shotgun sequence genome contains the following:
- the LOC128267875 gene encoding U7 snRNA-associated Sm-like protein LSm11 → MSESDSDGTSSTSGTDSSSELDATGKRFNPLKALYSAKLKVPVARAMLHDNVQTLEAKQTTLGGFEEPFDAERLKRIRAASSKKKLGATSETPKRRFAPSQGLVKVERPMRHRRNLFTRLEKCTEGPLGALKQWMDQRTRVRVYIRKQKGVGGHVSGIIELFDRHWNLAISEVEESWSRRKFRYSANRLAGLGEPQDCSDRLRQLGITLPAVKVCELQNKKYVICTRSLPKLLVKGDHVVLVTPEPAAVVKKEYIKEEKKEEG, encoded by the exons ATGAGTGAAAGTGATTCCGATGGTACGAGCTCTACTTCCGGCACGGACAGTTCATCGGAGCTGGACGCCACCGGAAAGCGCTTCAATCCCCTGAAAGCCCTCTATTCGGCCAAACTGAAGGTGCCGGTGGCACGGGCAATGCTACACGACAACGTGCAAACGTTGGAAGCCAAACAGACGACCCTTGGGGGGTTCGAGGAACCGTTCGATGCGGAACGTTTGAAGCGAATACGGGCCGCTAGTTCGAAAAAGAAGCTAGGCGCAACCAGCGAGACTCCCAAGCGAAGATTTGCGCCGTCGCAAG GTCTCGTCAAAGTGGAACGGCCGATGCGACACAGGCGGAATCTATTCACTCGCCTCGAAAAGTGCACCGAAGGACCTCTGGGCGCGCTGAAGCAGTGGATGGATCAGAGAACCCGCGTCCGGGTCTACATTCGCAAGCAGAAAGGAGTCGGCGGGCACGTGTCCGGCATCATCGAGCTTTTCGATCGCCACTGGAATCTGGCCATAAGCGAGGTGGAGGAATCGTGGAGTCGCCGAAAGTTTCGTTACTCTGCGAACCGACTGGCCGGGCTCGGAGAGCCTCAGGACTGTAGCGATCGCCTCCGGCAGCTCGGCATCACCTTGCCGGCGGTAAAGGTATGTGAGCTGCAGAACAAAAAGTATGTGATATGTACCCGGTCACTTCCGAAACTGTTGGTTAAAGGCGACCACGTTGTGCTCGTaacgccggaaccggccgcCGTGGTGAAGAAGGAATACATTaaggaagaaaagaaggaGGAGGGTTAA